AGTTCTCATTTCCAAGTTCCCGTTACCCTGAATTTATTTCAGAGTCTATTTAGCAGGAAAGATGCTGAAATAAATTCAGCATGACGATCGCGTTAGTCAGTTGCCCATAAATAAAAAAACTTTATAAAAAATGGTTCGTGCGAACACGAACCATGGAGAGCGTTGGTGAGCCACCATAATGTTATTGAGTAGATAAATTAAAAACGATGTCATCCTGGGGTACCGGGGTATCGTCATTCCCAACTTGATTGGGAATCCTAATGCTATAAGCTTTAAGATTCCTGCATACGCGGGAATGACGCCCAATTTTAGAATCTATCATTGATAGCCTCGAAAGACGGTGTTGATCTACTACACGTAATGGCCTTCGACTAGGCCCAGACTGACAATTGATAGAACAGATGATTATTGCCGAGCCCGATCAATCATATTTTTAGTCGCTTCATCCATTGCTAATTTATTCTTACGGATAAAATATTTTATAGTGAAGAAGATTGCAATCCCTACCAATATTAACATCCATAAATTGGAAATTGCGATGATAATTTCTTTAAAAATTGTCCAACCATTTACAATGCCCAACCAAAGTCTGTTCATAAATGCCGGACGGTAATCGTACAGATTGTCATTGGCAACAATCATCGTTTTAATGGTATTATCCTGATAAAAATTAAGGGTAATGGTACTGAATTTTACGCGACTATCGATTTGCATATTCTCGATTCTCTTGTCTACATAATCGTCTTTGATGTAAAGAGAAGATTCCACATTGGCACTTTTCTTCGAGGCTACTTTATTGATCTTTTCAATCGCATCGACCCGATTCTGTGCTTTTAGCTTATTGGATAAATAGGCGATACTTTGATCGTCCATCTTCATCGATTGGTTATCCACAAAAACCGCCATTTTTGCAATGGTATTGGTAAATTCATCCAATTTCTCCGACGGAACTTTTGCTACGAGATAACCCTGGGTGCGATAGGAAGTAATTTCTTTAAGCGAATCGGTAGATTGTTTAACCTTATCAGTTTCTTGGATGGTACTTTCGATCGAGAATTCAGCAACAGTCCCTCCTTCGGCTTTAATGGCTTTACTGAGCTGTTCTTTGGTGTTTTGAACGTTCTTAACCCTAAAACGCATGTCAGCAGTTTTAATAATTTTAGCTGTACTTGTACTATCTGTAGGCACTCTTAATTCATTCGCGACGATAGCTTCGGAGCTGGCATACTTTTCATTCGATTTTTGGCAGCCAAAAATTGTTAAAACTATGGCTATAGCAATTATATTCCTTTTCATGATTCAGTGGTTCTAAAAAATTAATCATTTTAAATATCTGCTTCAAATGGCCATTAGAAGTTTTGCGTTTTGGGTTGGTTTGTAACGCTCTTTTCACTTAATACTACAAAGTGATTTAGGTAACCCAAAAAACAAATTGTTTATATAGAGATGTTATATAGCCTACATTTCCATAAAGTAAAAAGGCAAAAACAAAAATGACAGTCACAATGTAAAACCGAAAGCCGCAGAACTGTCGGGTTTTGGATAGGAAAGGTTTGCCTAAGTAATTTAAACCTGGCAGTAGCGGGCACAGAACGAAGGGAGGTAAAGCGGATGGCAGGACTATCGGAACCGATAACCACAGTACCCTGCTTTTCAAAAAAAGAAAGTTATATTTCCAGTAAAACAGTTATTGGTACCAGAAAACCTATTTTATTTTTTTGAAAAGCAAATACAGAAGCGATTGGGCTACAGCAGCCCCGTCATTTGCTTTAGCCCCGATGAAGAATCGGGGGCTGCCGCGGCTGTCGGGTTTAGGATAGAAAGGTCTGCCTAAGTAATTTAAACCTGACAGGAGCGAGCACCGAACGCAGGGAGGTAAAGCGGATGGCAGGACTATCGGAACCGATAACCACAGGACCCTGCTTTTCAAAAAAAGAAGATTACATTTCCAGCAAAACAGCCATTGGTATCAGAAAACCTATTTTATTTTTTTGAAAAGCAAATACAGAAGCGGTCGGGTTTAGTGCGGAAAGGTTGCCCCAAGTAACTTAAACTGCGTAGAGGGTTTGTAACACAGAACTGCTGTTATTAAACCTGATAAAGCGAAAAGCCCACAACGAGGCACGAGTGAGGACTTGAAGCGATAGCAGGACTACAGGCCGCCATTAACAGATTACCAAACGTTTTCAAAAAAATATTTTATTCTTTATCCTAACCATGTAAACTTCTCAGGTTTTGACAGGGCATATAAAACAAAAAAGCCGGTGATGAATGAACATAACCGGCTTTATATTTTGATAGTAGAACGCTTAAGCGTCTAATATTTTGAATACACCTTTAATGGCAATAATTGCACCGATGAACAAAACAATCCAGGATGCTAAAGATACCTGCCACGAATCGTAAGCGAAACGCGCGTAAGTACCTACCATGCAAACCAGT
The nucleotide sequence above comes from Pedobacter riviphilus. Encoded proteins:
- a CDS encoding DUF4349 domain-containing protein, whose protein sequence is MKRNIIAIAIVLTIFGCQKSNEKYASSEAIVANELRVPTDSTSTAKIIKTADMRFRVKNVQNTKEQLSKAIKAEGGTVAEFSIESTIQETDKVKQSTDSLKEITSYRTQGYLVAKVPSEKLDEFTNTIAKMAVFVDNQSMKMDDQSIAYLSNKLKAQNRVDAIEKINKVASKKSANVESSLYIKDDYVDKRIENMQIDSRVKFSTITLNFYQDNTIKTMIVANDNLYDYRPAFMNRLWLGIVNGWTIFKEIIIAISNLWMLILVGIAIFFTIKYFIRKNKLAMDEATKNMIDRARQ